From a single Streptomyces sp. NBC_01294 genomic region:
- a CDS encoding DEAD/DEAH box helicase, with the protein MQKSGDIVLRPHQEEAVEAIVRGLDIPPGKRIPEAGLRAAVVAACGTGKTFMAAAAALRLARHGRVLVLLPTLDLLAQTVGDWRLAGHSGPAVAVCSLDDDPQLWQLDVRTTTSAPQLGLWHGHGPVTVYATYASLPVIAEAHEGAYGLPMDMFDLVVVDEAHRTSGSAGKAWADVHRQEVIPAMRRLYMTATPRIWKERPARTRAQEREMEEARRLAEAEERREAEAEGRVYVSRPRWDRLPKELACSMDDEKVFGPVVYELSLASAISRGLLAKYQIVVAELTDPVVTPDRLLGEERYEEQLRGERLAALQTALLETMSAHGLQTTITFHHRTVEAEAFAAGLHRVAARLHQVDPARHPERVWSGWLCGDHESAHRQTVLADFGRRAGRAVLANCKVLGEGIDIRSVDSVALVDPKGSAVDIVQAIGRALRQHPGQGKMATLIVPIFLGADEKPEDMLSSNSYRPLIRVLEGLRAHDSRAVEMLAIPQESQKRVVEPSLPVGPVPEEGEEESRLLLRFAAPRDPALIAKWITYQVINTERQDWRRGAEAAHRYRQREGDLGVPYEHIEAEGKFPLGRWLSDQRRAYRAGTMTGERAAELEQLGIVWDTADAGFEANLGAARAYHQLHGTLAAPRGASILDIAIGQWLTNVRRPGGLGKDPVRVQRRAAALAAIDPDWNPQTLGWTVDWQRHYAYLAQLLAGGARLADVVPGVTLHGEDVGRWLTTQRRDWNRLNAEQQRRLDELDVTKAPRARRAPAKTAAASRPRAGGEAFKKGLEALARYIAREGTLPGRAGVQEMPDGDIHRVGIWLANQKQRRDRLDQTQRAALAGLGVGWAAS; encoded by the coding sequence ATGCAGAAGTCTGGTGACATCGTGCTGCGTCCTCATCAGGAGGAAGCGGTGGAGGCTATTGTCCGGGGGCTGGATATTCCTCCTGGGAAGCGGATCCCTGAGGCTGGTCTGCGTGCCGCGGTGGTGGCGGCGTGCGGGACAGGCAAGACCTTCATGGCGGCCGCGGCGGCACTCCGGCTGGCGCGGCACGGGCGGGTCCTGGTGCTGCTTCCGACGCTGGATCTGCTGGCGCAGACGGTGGGGGATTGGCGGCTCGCCGGACACAGCGGGCCCGCCGTCGCGGTCTGCTCACTGGACGACGACCCGCAGCTGTGGCAGCTCGACGTCCGGACCACGACCTCGGCCCCGCAGCTGGGACTGTGGCACGGGCACGGCCCCGTCACCGTCTACGCCACCTACGCGTCGCTGCCGGTCATCGCCGAGGCGCACGAGGGGGCGTACGGGCTGCCCATGGACATGTTTGACCTGGTCGTCGTCGACGAGGCGCACCGGACGTCGGGGTCGGCCGGGAAGGCGTGGGCGGACGTTCACCGCCAGGAGGTGATCCCTGCGATGCGCCGGCTGTACATGACCGCGACGCCGCGGATCTGGAAGGAACGCCCTGCCCGTACGCGGGCGCAGGAGCGGGAGATGGAGGAGGCGCGGCGGCTCGCCGAGGCGGAAGAGCGCAGGGAGGCGGAGGCCGAGGGGCGGGTCTATGTCAGCAGGCCGCGCTGGGACCGGCTCCCGAAGGAGCTCGCATGCTCGATGGACGACGAGAAGGTGTTCGGACCCGTCGTCTACGAGCTGTCCCTCGCCTCCGCCATCTCCCGCGGGCTGCTGGCGAAGTACCAGATCGTCGTGGCGGAGCTGACTGATCCGGTGGTGACCCCGGACCGGCTGCTGGGTGAGGAACGGTACGAGGAGCAGCTGCGCGGTGAGCGGCTCGCCGCGCTGCAGACCGCCCTGCTGGAGACCATGTCCGCGCACGGGCTGCAGACGACGATCACCTTCCACCACCGGACGGTGGAGGCGGAGGCCTTCGCCGCCGGCCTGCACCGCGTCGCAGCCCGGCTGCACCAGGTGGACCCGGCCAGGCATCCGGAGAGGGTGTGGTCGGGATGGCTGTGCGGAGACCACGAAAGCGCCCACCGGCAGACGGTCCTCGCCGACTTCGGACGCCGAGCCGGCCGCGCCGTGCTGGCCAACTGCAAGGTCCTGGGCGAGGGCATCGACATCAGAAGTGTGGATTCGGTGGCCCTGGTCGACCCCAAGGGGTCGGCCGTGGACATCGTGCAGGCGATCGGCCGGGCCCTGCGCCAGCACCCCGGGCAGGGGAAGATGGCGACTCTGATCGTGCCCATCTTTTTGGGTGCGGATGAAAAGCCTGAGGACATGCTTTCCTCGAATTCGTACCGCCCTCTTATCCGGGTTTTGGAAGGATTGCGGGCTCACGACTCTCGTGCCGTGGAGATGCTTGCCATTCCGCAAGAGAGCCAGAAACGCGTCGTCGAGCCATCGCTGCCGGTCGGTCCGGTGCCCGAGGAGGGCGAGGAGGAGAGCCGGCTGCTGCTCCGGTTCGCGGCGCCCCGCGATCCGGCGCTGATCGCGAAGTGGATCACCTATCAGGTCATCAACACCGAACGGCAGGACTGGCGCCGAGGCGCAGAAGCCGCCCACCGCTACCGGCAGCGCGAAGGCGACCTGGGCGTCCCCTACGAGCACATCGAGGCCGAGGGGAAGTTCCCGCTGGGGCGGTGGCTGTCCGATCAGCGCAGGGCCTACCGGGCCGGGACCATGACCGGCGAGCGCGCGGCGGAGCTGGAGCAGCTGGGGATCGTGTGGGACACCGCCGACGCCGGCTTCGAGGCCAACCTCGGCGCGGCACGCGCCTACCACCAGCTGCACGGCACCCTGGCCGCGCCGCGAGGCGCGTCGATCCTCGACATCGCGATCGGACAGTGGCTCACCAATGTGCGCCGTCCCGGCGGACTCGGGAAGGACCCGGTGCGCGTGCAGCGGCGGGCCGCCGCCCTGGCCGCGATCGACCCCGACTGGAACCCGCAGACGCTGGGATGGACCGTGGACTGGCAGCGGCACTACGCCTACCTCGCCCAGCTCCTCGCGGGCGGCGCCCGGCTCGCGGACGTGGTGCCCGGTGTCACCCTGCACGGCGAGGACGTCGGACGCTGGCTCACCACCCAACGCCGGGACTGGAACCGGCTCAACGCCGAACAGCAGCGCCGGCTCGACGAACTCGACGTGACCAAGGCTCCACGCGCCCGCAGGGCCCCGGCGAAGACGGCTGCGGCCTCCCGGCCGCGCGCGGGCGGCGAGGCGTTCAAGAAAGGCCTTGAGGCCCTCGCCCGGTACATCGCACGGGAAGGCACCCTGCCAGGGCGCGCCGGAGTACAGGAAATGCCCGACGGGGACATCCACCGCGTCGGGATCTGGCTCGCCAACCAGAAACAACGCCGCGACCGGCTCGACCAGACACAGCGCGCCGCCCTCGCCGGCCTCGGTGTGGGCTGGGCTGCCTCGTGA
- a CDS encoding ASCH domain-containing protein, whose amino-acid sequence MTSDSASPSANLSSMDRAEFAFPGPLRDQLVAAILDGSKTSTTTLVADYEHEGEPLPEVGSRSVVIDSDDRPVAIIEVTGVRVVPLAQVDLAHVVDEGEGDTSVAEWRAGHERFWHSEEMRAALEDPDFTVNDATLAVLQRFRLITDLRPAD is encoded by the coding sequence ATGACGTCTGACTCGGCCTCACCATCCGCAAACCTCTCCTCGATGGACAGGGCGGAGTTTGCCTTCCCTGGCCCACTTCGCGACCAGCTCGTCGCAGCGATCCTCGACGGTTCCAAAACCTCCACGACAACGCTCGTCGCCGACTACGAGCATGAGGGGGAACCCCTGCCGGAAGTCGGGAGCCGTTCGGTGGTCATCGACTCGGACGACCGTCCGGTCGCGATCATCGAGGTGACCGGCGTGCGCGTCGTCCCGCTCGCGCAGGTAGACCTCGCGCACGTCGTGGACGAAGGGGAGGGGGACACCAGCGTGGCCGAATGGCGGGCAGGCCACGAGCGGTTCTGGCACAGCGAAGAGATGCGTGCGGCGTTGGAGGACCCCGACTTCACCGTGAACGACGCGACACTGGCGGTTCTGCAACGCTTCCGCCTGATCACCGACCTTCGCCCCGCCGATTGA
- a CDS encoding RICIN domain-containing protein, protein MTRLPPGDRALSPYPVSQPAMRLRRFGVLLAGALTVTIIAVLPAHAASTQSDSAPVTSTGTLGAGAAAGETVTRDQVTKRAQAWVDAEVPYSSNGLGSPFSWWADAATGGRYRQDCSGFVSMAWQLKSSLSTRSLPSVATRIDVADLKPGDVLNSSQHAVIFGGWTDQAKGTFTYYQQSSRSRPTNKSEGSIHAPTLAGHPTSSYTALRYKHITDSPSAAPAPSGEKTAKAVPSPASAKRGPAGTTPDPDKGWTPSVPRMWVNAVSKKCLEIRGDTTADGDLASQWDCNNSATQQWTSSQAGATGILTNANSGLCLEVRADAVHNGANANQWDCNGSATQTWRQEPAKGGGWNLVNANSGKCLEISADTPGNGAVAYQRDCDGSPAQTWL, encoded by the coding sequence GTGACCCGACTTCCCCCGGGGGACCGTGCCCTGTCCCCATATCCCGTCAGCCAGCCGGCAATGCGGCTGCGGCGCTTCGGCGTGCTGCTGGCCGGTGCCCTCACCGTCACCATCATCGCCGTACTCCCCGCCCACGCCGCGAGCACTCAGTCCGACAGCGCCCCGGTCACCTCCACCGGCACCCTGGGAGCGGGCGCCGCAGCAGGAGAGACCGTCACCCGTGACCAGGTGACCAAGCGGGCGCAGGCCTGGGTCGACGCCGAGGTCCCCTACAGCTCGAACGGGCTCGGGTCTCCCTTCAGCTGGTGGGCCGACGCCGCCACCGGTGGCCGCTACCGCCAGGACTGCTCCGGATTCGTCTCGATGGCCTGGCAGCTGAAGTCCAGCCTGAGCACCCGCTCCCTGCCCTCCGTCGCCACCAGGATCGACGTCGCGGATCTCAAGCCCGGCGACGTCCTCAACTCCAGCCAGCACGCGGTGATCTTCGGCGGCTGGACCGATCAGGCCAAGGGCACCTTCACCTACTACCAGCAGAGCAGCCGCTCCCGCCCCACCAACAAGTCCGAGGGCAGCATCCACGCCCCCACCCTCGCCGGACACCCCACCAGCTCCTACACCGCCCTGCGCTACAAGCACATCACCGACAGCCCAAGCGCCGCGCCGGCTCCCTCGGGCGAGAAGACCGCCAAGGCCGTACCCAGTCCCGCCAGTGCGAAGCGCGGCCCCGCCGGCACGACGCCGGACCCCGACAAGGGCTGGACCCCGAGCGTGCCCAGGATGTGGGTGAACGCGGTGTCCAAGAAGTGCCTGGAGATCCGGGGCGACACCACCGCCGACGGCGACCTCGCCAGCCAGTGGGACTGCAACAACTCCGCCACCCAGCAGTGGACCAGCTCCCAGGCCGGCGCCACCGGCATCCTCACCAACGCCAACTCCGGGCTGTGCCTGGAAGTGCGGGCCGACGCCGTCCACAACGGCGCCAATGCCAACCAGTGGGACTGCAACGGCTCCGCCACCCAGACCTGGCGCCAGGAGCCCGCCAAGGGCGGCGGCTGGAACCTCGTCAACGCCAACTCCGGCAAGTGCCTGGAGATCAGCGCGGACACCCCCGGCAACGGCGCCGTGGCCTACCAGCGCGACTGCGACGGCTCACCCGCCCAGACCTGGCTCTGA
- a CDS encoding RNase A-like domain-containing protein codes for MARLLSRDRNRSRTRKQPRLVQRISLLVAGTLTAGLISTVPAAAADTPAVPAAPVTLASVAATGDDQLFALAADHSAVYRWSGHGTEWAKIGGPAQDLYAGGAGLFATSRGSGQLNKYNGQPDSWSQIGGAGADFAVTGDHLYGLNPDRTAVYEWTGNGTNWTKIGGPAQDLHAGGAGLFATSRGSGQLNKYNGQPDSWSQIGGAGADFAVTGDHLYGLNPDRTAVYEWTGNGTNWTKIGGPAQDLHAGGAGLFATSTDRKIHRYSGQPEQWGQVGEAGKAFTAGGSHLYGLAPDGNSVHRWSGQGTDWTALGAPATPVSPPAPPQPTEQAQPPAAPDPADESPAADEDGLEDEDPEPAEGGDAALTMAVTAKDDLYTLTPDRSALWRRSGSRWEQISGPAGSVYAGRAGVFITRPDTNKQISKYNDEARTWEPIGEANGSFAVTGDHLYHLTPDGIGQWDGDDWTGIGGPAKNIYAGGAGLFATNPDTGHIYQYGGTPDHWTEIGGPGATFTSGHDHLYAIAPDHSAVYEWTGNGTEWTRIGGPAENIYAGGAGLFATNPDTGHIYQYNGTPDQWTEIGGPGATFTVSDTQLYGLTPDRSATYRWDGKAGWTRIGGPENAAEREEDERLLRENCQPAGRDCVKELRDAEKILETSLTDWLKDNSLDFLLDTFSINDIRKCAADTDLNRCLTVLLDAGSVILGVGAYKKSKNTFNKAKGLHEFADKANKARDTYNDLRKIINTARKAAKNFPDQPDQAADIFACNSFPAGTPVLMANGSHRPIEDVRAGDLVLATEPGGNTELTQPRPVQSVPFTSAYTDKTFVRVTVPGDGGVTASVTSTENHRYWLPERQTWAPAGELRVGDRLRTSEGEQVTVSATVRYADRRDTYDLDVTGIDSYYVQVGTDDVLVHNCTDLARAEREFPGVAHTLDEHVNVTLQEMKDLAAEKTVRIGRPTRNSRWSSADLAQKAVNQLVEENKARIAKWVADSGKPNGKQQLPLTGTYGTGSLGDSMDHLGNYRPTTSNRFTVTLVAKKGHKPGGFYVLTAYPL; via the coding sequence GTGGCCCGTCTCCTGTCCCGCGATCGCAACCGGTCCCGTACACGTAAACAGCCCCGACTCGTCCAGCGGATCAGCCTCCTGGTAGCCGGCACCCTGACCGCAGGCCTGATCTCCACCGTTCCCGCGGCGGCGGCCGACACCCCTGCCGTACCGGCCGCACCCGTCACCCTGGCATCGGTGGCCGCCACCGGCGACGACCAGCTGTTCGCCCTCGCCGCCGACCACAGCGCCGTCTACCGCTGGAGCGGGCACGGCACGGAGTGGGCCAAGATCGGCGGCCCCGCCCAGGATCTCTACGCCGGTGGAGCCGGGCTCTTCGCCACCAGCCGCGGCAGCGGACAGCTGAACAAGTACAACGGGCAGCCGGACAGCTGGTCCCAGATCGGCGGTGCGGGTGCGGACTTCGCCGTCACCGGCGACCACCTCTACGGCCTGAACCCCGACCGCACCGCCGTCTACGAATGGACCGGCAACGGCACCAACTGGACCAAGATCGGGGGACCTGCCCAAGATCTCCACGCCGGTGGAGCCGGGCTCTTCGCCACCAGCCGCGGCAGCGGACAGCTGAACAAGTACAACGGGCAGCCGGACAGCTGGTCCCAGATCGGCGGTGCGGGTGCGGACTTCGCCGTCACCGGCGACCACCTCTACGGCCTGAACCCCGACCGCACCGCCGTCTACGAATGGACCGGCAACGGCACCAACTGGACCAAGATCGGGGGACCTGCCCAAGATCTCCACGCCGGTGGAGCCGGGCTCTTCGCCACCAGCACCGACCGGAAGATCCACCGCTACAGCGGACAGCCCGAACAATGGGGACAGGTCGGCGAAGCGGGCAAGGCCTTCACCGCTGGCGGCAGCCACCTCTACGGTCTTGCACCCGACGGCAACAGCGTCCATCGATGGAGCGGCCAGGGCACCGACTGGACCGCCCTCGGCGCACCTGCAACGCCCGTCAGTCCCCCGGCGCCGCCGCAGCCGACGGAGCAGGCACAGCCCCCTGCCGCTCCTGACCCCGCGGACGAGAGCCCGGCTGCAGATGAGGACGGGCTGGAAGACGAGGACCCCGAGCCGGCCGAGGGTGGTGATGCGGCGCTCACCATGGCCGTCACCGCCAAGGACGACCTCTACACCCTGACACCCGACCGCAGCGCACTGTGGCGCCGCAGCGGCAGCCGGTGGGAGCAGATCAGCGGCCCTGCCGGCTCCGTGTACGCCGGCCGCGCGGGAGTGTTCATCACCCGCCCCGACACAAACAAGCAGATCAGCAAGTACAACGACGAGGCCAGGACCTGGGAGCCGATCGGCGAGGCGAACGGCAGCTTTGCCGTCACCGGTGACCACCTCTACCACCTCACCCCCGACGGCATCGGGCAGTGGGACGGCGACGACTGGACCGGGATCGGCGGCCCGGCGAAGAACATCTACGCCGGCGGAGCAGGCCTCTTCGCCACCAACCCCGACACCGGCCACATCTACCAATACGGCGGCACCCCCGACCACTGGACCGAGATCGGCGGCCCCGGCGCCACCTTCACCTCAGGCCACGACCACCTCTACGCCATCGCCCCCGACCACTCCGCCGTCTACGAATGGACCGGCAACGGCACCGAATGGACCCGGATCGGCGGCCCCGCGGAGAACATCTACGCCGGCGGAGCAGGCCTCTTCGCCACCAACCCCGACACCGGCCACATCTACCAGTACAACGGCACACCCGACCAGTGGACCGAGATCGGCGGGCCCGGCGCCACCTTCACCGTCAGCGACACCCAGCTCTACGGCCTCACCCCCGACCGCAGCGCCACCTACCGATGGGACGGCAAAGCCGGCTGGACCCGGATCGGCGGACCCGAGAACGCCGCAGAGCGAGAAGAAGACGAACGGCTCCTTCGCGAGAACTGCCAGCCCGCGGGCCGAGACTGCGTGAAGGAACTCCGCGACGCCGAAAAGATCCTCGAGACCAGCCTCACCGACTGGCTCAAGGACAACAGCCTCGACTTCCTCCTCGACACCTTCAGCATCAACGACATCCGCAAGTGCGCCGCCGACACCGACCTCAACCGCTGCCTCACCGTCCTACTCGACGCCGGCAGCGTCATCCTCGGCGTCGGCGCATACAAAAAATCCAAGAACACATTCAATAAGGCGAAGGGCCTACACGAATTCGCCGACAAGGCAAATAAAGCCCGCGACACCTACAACGACCTTCGCAAGATCATCAACACCGCGCGCAAGGCCGCGAAGAACTTCCCCGACCAGCCTGATCAAGCCGCCGACATCTTCGCGTGTAACAGCTTCCCGGCAGGCACGCCGGTGCTGATGGCGAACGGCTCCCACAGGCCGATCGAGGACGTACGGGCGGGCGACCTGGTCCTTGCGACCGAACCCGGCGGTAACACTGAGCTGACCCAGCCCCGGCCCGTCCAGTCGGTACCGTTCACCTCCGCGTACACGGACAAGACGTTCGTACGCGTGACCGTCCCCGGCGATGGCGGCGTGACGGCGTCCGTCACCTCCACCGAGAACCACCGGTACTGGCTGCCCGAGCGCCAGACCTGGGCGCCCGCCGGCGAACTGCGTGTGGGCGACCGCCTGCGGACCTCCGAAGGCGAGCAGGTCACGGTGAGCGCCACCGTCCGGTACGCCGACCGCCGGGACACGTACGACCTCGATGTCACCGGCATCGACAGCTACTACGTGCAGGTCGGCACCGACGACGTCCTCGTCCACAACTGCACCGACCTGGCGCGCGCGGAACGGGAGTTCCCGGGCGTCGCGCACACGCTGGACGAGCACGTCAACGTGACCCTGCAGGAGATGAAAGACCTGGCCGCCGAGAAGACGGTCCGGATCGGCAGGCCCACGCGCAACTCCCGGTGGTCGAGCGCGGACCTCGCTCAGAAGGCGGTCAACCAGCTCGTCGAGGAGAACAAGGCCCGCATCGCGAAGTGGGTCGCGGACTCGGGCAAGCCCAATGGGAAGCAGCAGCTCCCGCTCACCGGCACGTACGGCACCGGATCGCTCGGCGACAGCATGGACCACCTGGGCAACTACCGTCCGACGACGAGCAACCGCTTCACCGTGACCCTGGTCGCCAAGAAGGGCCACAAGCCCGGCGGCTTCTACGTCCTGACCGCCTACCCGCTGTAA